Genomic DNA from Theobroma cacao cultivar B97-61/B2 chromosome 3, Criollo_cocoa_genome_V2, whole genome shotgun sequence:
AACTGGATTCGTGTGTCTTCTTTTTCACAGCAGCATAGGTTCGattcaaatgattaattatctttaatagGGAGATTAATACATTTAAAGAATAAGACACACTTTGAAAATTAACACGTaagcttaattaaaatattatgtcggtatatttaatggttaattTTAAAGATGTTAGAGTTAGAGATTGAAATTAACAAATTgacaaagtaaaaaaatttaatttacacaaattattatatagaCATTAAATTCatactttttataaaatataaaaactaattacAGAATTTAACTAAATCCATACTTTGGGTTGGTCCCATTGATGTTTTAAGACTTTGGATTCTATATAAATCGCCCCTCAATTGAGCCAAGCCGTATCAATATAACCGGACGCGCTATAAGCCATTGGGCAGCTAGAGATCTATCAGTTCATCGAATTGTAATATGGAGATGAAAGTTCATATTATCTCTAGAGAAACCATTAAGCCGTCTTCTCCAACTCCACACCACCTAAGAACACATAAGCTTTCCCTTTTTGATCAGCTAGCGCCTCCTCTTTACATCccaattcttcttttctaCTCAGCTACTAGTGAAACCAATCCTAGCAAAAAGTCTGATCTCCTAAAGGATTCCCTCTCCAAAATATTAACTCACTTCTACCCATTTGCAGGACGAGTCAAGGAAGGTTGCACTATCGACTGTAATGATGATGGTGCCGCCTATGTTGAAGCTCAGGTAGACTCTGACATGTTCCTGGTCCTTAAAGAACCGGGGATTGATCTGCTGCTACAGCTACTCCCTTGCGAACCACTTGAAAAGTTACCTGAACCAAGTGCTCAGGTTATCCTAGCTGTTCAGGTAAATTACTTTGCTTGTGGTGGCATGGCAATCTGTGTCTGTCTTAGGCATGTGGTTTCTGATGCATCAGCCGCTGCCGGCTTTGTTAAAAGCTGGGCTGCAGTTGCTAGTGGCGTAGATATGGTACTCGATGCTGTGATTTATGACTGCACCTCTCTCTTTCCTCCACAAGATTTATCAGGCTTATGGAAGACCATTGAAAAGAGTCAGAATGCGCTGCTAGCGGAAGTTGTGACGAAGAGGTTCATTTTTTATGGCTCTAAGATAGCTGCTTTAAGAAATGAAATTGGCAATGGGCTGAGTCTGTATCGTCCAACACGTGTTGAGGCTCTGTCCTCGCTCATTTGGAACGCTATAATAGCCTGTGACACAGAAGAGGGCGAAATAGTTCCCATGCATGTGGCGACAACTGCTGTGAATCTACGAAAGAGAATGAATCCGCCATTGCCGCAACTGTGTATGGGAAACATCTCCCATGTAACAATGGCGAATTTATTCATGGCAAGGACCAAGAGCCGCAACAGCTTAGCGGAAAAAATCCACGAATCAATATTGAAGATGGACGATAAGTTTGTTAGGCAGTTTTTTGGAAGTGGTGCACACTTGAATGTCATGAAAAACATGGCTGCAGAACTTGGAAAGAGTTCAAAAGCACGGTTGTTTAACTTCAGTAGTTGGTGCAGATTTCCATTTTATGAAACTGATTTTGGATGGGGAAAGCCTGTTTGGTTTGCAACTGCCCTGAGGCTTAACAAGCTTGCCATTTTCTTGGACACCAGAGATGGTAAGGGCATTGAAGCATGGATAGGATTGACAAAGGAAGAAATGACAAAGCTTGAACGAGACCCTGGAATTCTTGCTTATGCTTCTTTCAATCCAAGCATATGAGGGTTCAGCTACTCATATAAACTTGGAAAATTAAGATCACTGCATCAAGGTTCTCTTTCTTGAATCTTTGAAAGAGGCTCGAAAAGTGCTTTCGTATTTCTTGTAAATTACTCTTGCTTATTTTCTCAACATCCCTAATCCCTCTCTACGGAAGATGATTGGAGATTAGCAACTTAGAGTTGAAGGGTATTTTGCTGGTTAGTGTCAGAGAAATGTATTGCAAGTCATCTAGCCTTTGTGTATTCTTTTAGGTACAATTCCAAGTAATTTAGTctagaataaagaaatgatGCTTTTTTCTGTTACTCAAATATCAGATAgataaacttaatattttgtcAAGAGCCGTATTCTTGAATCCcaaattttccctttttataaaaataaaaatcttctGTTGCAAAATTAACGGCAACAAattttaaactcaaattaataaataaatgatgcTAGACAATTGATGTAATGATATGAAACGAGCATCAATAGAGGTATCAAATGGGGTAGAAGTACCAAGATAGAAACTATGAACCTTCTACTTTCTAATCTTGCATACTcatatttttccaaaatttggGACTATGTTAATAGAGAACTTATCACATTATTATAACAGCTGTTTCAGATTAGAGACTTAGCAACAAttacataaatattatatcaCTTCAACCGTGCCCagtaacattttttttataaaagtttaatttaaaaggaaaagaaacagGGACTGTAATCTTGAAAAAATCACCAACATATTGATGGATATGTAGTAACAATGCTTAGTATTATCGAAGAACTTGTCCTTGATATATAACAGAACCATCGTGTTTGCTCATTGTTTCTATCGCAAATTAACATGTATTGATTCCTAAGTTCAAAAGCATGTATGAGTGGCACTTAGCCTTTTCAGGTTGGATTTGGAATTTTGTTTCTAAGGATtttgaggattttttttttattgtaagcTTTTTAGATTGGATTTTTCCGATTGAAAATTTGGGCTGCCTTATAGTTGGTTTGATCTATCTTAGTTTGTCTTTATTCCTTCATTTAAATCTATGTTAAAAGCTTAGACTTTCATGTGTTGTTTCATGTTTTTAATgtatttctatttaaaatttatatttaaaattaaataatggtACGcattaaaaatatcaatttcttttttgaaaaaattgccTTAATATTACCAACAATATCAATCAactttttgtaaaaattttaaactgaTACGTAGAATTACAATAATCTCATCTTTTTTATACACTTGTGTAAActtaattgtaaaatattattatcaatTCAATGACTCTGACGTGAAACGTGGATGGGGATTATACTCaaccaacaaaaaggaaaaaaagaaaacacatTAAGTCGGGATGGGCAGTTGGGCAGTAGGCCAGTCCAACTACATAAAAAGTAGGATTCTTATGAACTGCTGCAAACTTCACTTGCCTGATTTTGGTTACGACTGTTCACGGCCCAAGGGCCTGCTTTTGGAGCACTTGAACAGTTATATAGCTATTATGTAAATTTTGGTTAGGCCTGTGTAAATCACAAGTGTAAGAACGAGATAGCGTTCGAATAGAAATGCTTTTGAATTTCCAATGGAGTAATCCCTACTACAAGACCCGGAGTAAGAAGAAAATCTTCACATATATTGACTACGAACAACAGTAAATCTCTCTTTATTGGCAAACCAACAGTATACCAAGTTGTTGAACGCCATAAAACATAGCAATATAATCTTGACCCTCTGTTTCAGCACATTGTTAATTGAACTttatagtataaaataatccatGTACGACCATATTCAACAAACATCATTAGCATTGGAATAACAGCAGAGTTGTCTGGTTCATGTATCCATTTGAATGTTGCAGAAAAATTACGTCCGAATTCTCATAACCAAATAGGACATGAGCCTCCCCATGTATTCTACAATATCATGTGCTTGCTACCTACTTGGCATGATTTTATACTACTTATAaactttgaaataaatataaattctttaTTTCAAATTCTCAACTATGCAACTCATACTCAATTAGGTTAATTTCTATATACCAGTACAtagataataatattatagtaTATGGTATAACAAGTTTCTAGAGATACCTAAACCCATGGTATTTTGTCCATGGTTTTGATATATACAAGTACATTTATAAGGAGGGATATACTGTGCCctttcatatttatttattcaatttaataattagatttttaatcaatttttgaaaattgactTGCTTAGTTTACGTAAatagaatataaaatttaaggattaaattaataaaatataaagtcatataaaataaatatgaaatggTTGAttctattatattttaaattttatattaattctATTCCTAttccttttcatttatatgttatataaaattattatctattatatatcttttgattattggttaaattcaaaatattaattttaaaaattttaaatctttatttctttttgtctttgaCCCgcttattaaaaattaactaacTCTGGCCTTAGGTAAGGTTGCTTGGTTGCGGCCACTAATATGACGCCTTCAACCGAATTTTGACTAGTTTATTATTTGTACCATTCTTAATCTTGAAGACCCAATAATGTCCAAACGCCatagaaaaatatatgaacatactatatataaaagaatattagCCTAAATATGGACCAATAGTTATACTTTACAATTTTAATGTAATTTGATAAATGATCTCAATAATAAGTGCATATGACATCTGTCATGTATATTTGTGGGCAAAACAGAATCCTGCTTTGGTTGCAACAACAGTAAAACAATATAACCTATATTAGTATGTTTTTAATGACACTCtcacatttttatttcatgTAAAATTCATAATTCTTAACTTaaatctcaaaaagaaaagaaaattccatCATTTTCCAGTTTTTGATGAAGCAAATGAGAGAAGCTCCGGGTCACGTTCGAATATGGCCATGTCTTCTTCCAACAGGTTCACCCACGCCTCAACGCCCTCACCTCCTTTGTCACTCATCAAAATAACCAAATTCTTGTAAGGCCTGCTAGGACTGCAAGCCCAAGCAGGCTTCCCCCATCCAAAATCAACTTCGTAAACAGGGAATCTGCACCAGCTGGTGAAGTTACAAAACTCTACTTCACTCTTAGAGAACTGTTCACTCACCATTTTCATGGTTTTTAAGTATCTATCACCATCTTGCAGCATCTTCACGTAATTATTATCAATTTTGCTAATTGCATTTCTCATGTGACTCACTAGGACATGATAATCTTGCTCCATCTCAGCAGGAAATGTAGCAATAGCCATCCTCCAAAAATTCCCGAAGGAATGCTTTGGCAAGGATGGCGCCATCCTCTCTCTCAAGTTCACTGCGTGAACTGCTGCATAAAGCTTTGCTCGTTCTGGTTTGGTCTTAGCTATCGCCATTTGGCGGCTCCATATAAAGGATGAAATTGCCTCAACGCGTGTTGGAGTTTTAACTTGAGAACCATCTCTCGAGGATGCTTTTTCTCTTAGAACGGCAATGCTCGGTTTATCGAAGACAAACCTTTTGGTCACAATCTTCTCTTTTGTTATCCCTATGCTCGGACGGAACATTGATATATCCTTTGGTGGAAAATGAGTTGCTGCTTCGAAAATGGGAGTTATAACTTCACCAGGTTCTCGGGACATAGCAGCCCAAGCATTGACAAATGTGATTACTGATGTTCCGTCAGCAATCAAATGTGACAGACGGATACCAATGGCTACTCCACCGCATTTAAAGATATTGTATTGGATAGCAAGAGGAACTTGCTTTTTGGACTCAATGCAGTTTTGTTGGGGCTCAAATGGTAAGAATAGATTCAGGACATTGACGTCAGGATTTTCTGTGACATCTACCAGCTTACAGGGTACTTTGGTTTCAAAATACTCGACTCCCTCATCGTTGCATTCAAAAGTGAAATCTTCCCTCATAGTTCCTGCCAACGGATAGAACTGAGTCAGGGTTTTTGAGAGGGACTTCTTAAGCAAAAGGGATCTTTCCAAAAGATCAACATTTTGTTTAGCGGGATAGAACAGAACAATTGGAATGTAGATCGGGGGTGCAAGCTGGTCCAAGAAAGAAAGCTTCAGGTTTCTAAGGTGATGCGGGGTTGGAATTGCAGGCTTGATTGTCTCTTTAGAGACAATTTGGATATCGATCATCGTCATTATCTTCTAACAGATGACTAATCAGCAATTACAAaagttttataagaaaaagatGCCAATGCTTGTTCCAATGCGTGAGCTTTCCCTCTTATATAGAGGAGCTGATAACCTTGGAAATGTCTAATTAATAGACTTAAAGTTGTAACTAAAAATCATAGATTTTTACCAAAAATAGACATGGATCGCTATCCTTTGACGTAAATTATTAAAGGATGCATATTGACTTGGCCCCTGGCTGCAAGTGCCATTTTAATGTGTCATGCTTTGATTCATATTACtatcatcaataaaaaatatggtCCAAAAGAAAAGCCCGTCAAAATCCACCACCGCAAATGTTGATCACGGTTAATCTTTCAGGCCTACAGGGTGGTAAAATACCTTGAATTCCATTTTAGAGCAAGCTCCAAGCCGCAACAGAAATCTGGCGGAATATATAATGTTGCTTCGAACTGAGAATTCCAACCAAGGGTTTGACATTTTGAATCAATGTCGACTTCTCTCCTTATTCTAACATATTATGGATGGTCATTGGTCATATTTGATGCCTAGTGAGAAGACGTGTTTTACCCACTTTAAAAGTCAACTCATAAAcgacaaaaacataaaattctaTGTCTGTCAAAATAAATAccaatttttgttaaatttgatATTATAGCTAAAGGTTTTAgtatatttctttgttttttttttcccgtaacttaattttctcttctcCAGTTAACATTAAGCCTGTTTGgcttgatttttttctaatttaaaagttattataaagcttttatgaaatataatagcttttaaaattaagctaaaattgtttgataaatttttttttataagttataacttttgttaaaattatcatagaaggtattttttttttttgagaggataatattgtaattatttttaacaaatgatgatatttttagaataaaaataaatattttcttatatttttaaaagaagagaagaaaaaactcCTCCTTAgagcttttttttaagctctttttttaaaaattttgttcttaaaaaaaaaagttacattttttttaagagtttctcaaaaaatcatgtttggtctgacttttgcttttaagaggtagataagttgaaaaaaagcTAGGCCAAACTACACAGTATAATGGCTTCTCTAACTCTTATGAtcgaaaaaaaaataatatcgaAAATTCTTCTAACGTTCTCAAAATATActttatcaattaaaatttgagaCTACATCTTATAATCATAggcataatatttttaaaaaattaaattattcaaaaaattcaaaaaaattattattttttgtgatgtttaatcaagtttttatatttttatcttgaaataaataaatttttttaactaacGGTTGAAGTTAGTCAAAAAATAccacttattattttatatcactTGGTTAACAAAACATGCTAACATGTTATAATAGATGATGATATACATAGCATGTTGATGTGACATGATGAAATGATCACgtgatatttttcattttctacatCAATGTCACTGTCACTTGGTATAAAAAATAACAGAGACGTTTTGAATAATGATCATTAATCAACAGTTagttataaaagtttatttgtaCCAAAATAgaagtataaaaatttgattgaatataataaaagaattaatatttatttgaattctcttcaaaAGTTTAGAGactttttaaaacattatttcTATAATATAAATCTCAAATAttataaatcttaaaaaataactataaTTAAGATCTATGGGATAAATAAAAGCAAGCTCTTTCTCTTCATATATAATCTAGAGCGATATACCTCCGTATGAGGATTTGAAGCGGGGACAATGATCGGCTATATTCTTGGATGAGATTGGTTGAACAAAACcgatataatattaaaacacaATTCATTTCAAACTATTGTTAAAAATTGTGCAAATAAAATGCAAATTCCATGATTATATATTAGCCATGAAACAATTTGATCATTCTATGAAGTTAAAGCTCCTACACTTTTTTCAAACtactatttctttctttcgtTGTCCTTTAGCGAGATAGTTGGGTGGGTTTGACAAATGAATCATTCCTTTTCCTCTCAAAATAGGACGTAGAACCAAGAGAAAGGGgtcaaacaaaaattttgtagttcttttcttttcttgtctttttttccttttgtttgttAAAACTTTTATAGATGAGTATTTACAAAGCGATAACAACAATTTTTAACAATATCTAAAACGTATTAAATGTAAACTCAAGCTAGTAGTTGTTCTTATCCTTTTACTGATCAGAGGTTTGACcattacttttttaaaatatgtcAATTTAAATGCTATTTTTCAATAAGCGGAAGGTGTCAATTAAAATGGTATTGTGTTCGTTGCCTTCTTTTTTCAGTACAAATTAAAGAGTCAATTCACTTACTTGCACTGATAATATCATGGAACAAAAAGGCTGTTAACTACATAGGGAGATTAATAAAGTTTCCTTCACAACGAACGTGATGTGTTAAGTATTGGTTTAACTAGAACTTAAGATTTTATGTATCGCCTTGTGCAGCATTGGTTTGTCTTTCCCCTGTTAATGGCCTTGTGCAGAATGAAATTAGACAAAAATTGCTATTATGACTTATTCTATTACTTGGTTGGTAAgaatagttttaaaaataacaaagaaatatgcgaataaatgataaaaatatcttttattatatatcttTAAGCTCATTATCTCGATTAAACACaatctccttttttttctctattgcTAGATCATTAATTCCATCAAACACACTTAAAATCTTTAGCCATTGTTTATCTCTTTAGGTGGAGCAACTATGAGTCTCAAGGTGTATTTCCACTCTCCCGCCAAGAGTGATATTGGTGTATTTCCACTCCCCCACTAAGCTCATTATCTTGTTTGAAcacaaactttttttttttttatctattcctAGATCATTAATTGCATCAAACACACTCAAAATCTTTAACCATTGTCTATCTCTCTAGGTGTAGCAACTACGAGTCTCAAGGTGTATTTCCACTCCCCCACCAAGGGTTATATTGATCTTTTTCGACTCCCCCACTAAGCTTATTATCTCGTTTGAGCACAAGccctttttttatctattctTAGATCATTAATTGCATCAAAGACACTCAAAATCTTTAGCCATTGTCTATCTCTCTAGGTGGAGCAACTACAAGTCTCAAAGTGTATTTCCACTCCCCCATCAAGGGTGATGTTGGTGTATTTCCACCCCCCACAAAGCTCATTATCTCGTTTAAACACAAgccctttttttatttattcctaGATCATTAATTGCATCAAAGA
This window encodes:
- the LOC18605053 gene encoding salutaridinol 7-O-acetyltransferase; amino-acid sequence: MEMKVHIISRETIKPSSPTPHHLRTHKLSLFDQLAPPLYIPILLFYSATSETNPSKKSDLLKDSLSKILTHFYPFAGRVKEGCTIDCNDDGAAYVEAQVDSDMFLVLKEPGIDLLLQLLPCEPLEKLPEPSAQVILAVQVNYFACGGMAICVCLRHVVSDASAAAGFVKSWAAVASGVDMVLDAVIYDCTSLFPPQDLSGLWKTIEKSQNALLAEVVTKRFIFYGSKIAALRNEIGNGLSLYRPTRVEALSSLIWNAIIACDTEEGEIVPMHVATTAVNLRKRMNPPLPQLCMGNISHVTMANLFMARTKSRNSLAEKIHESILKMDDKFVRQFFGSGAHLNVMKNMAAELGKSSKARLFNFSSWCRFPFYETDFGWGKPVWFATALRLNKLAIFLDTRDGKGIEAWIGLTKEEMTKLERDPGILAYASFNPSI
- the LOC18605054 gene encoding vinorine synthase, with protein sequence MTMIDIQIVSKETIKPAIPTPHHLRNLKLSFLDQLAPPIYIPIVLFYPAKQNVDLLERSLLLKKSLSKTLTQFYPLAGTMREDFTFECNDEGVEYFETKVPCKLVDVTENPDVNVLNLFLPFEPQQNCIESKKQVPLAIQYNIFKCGGVAIGIRLSHLIADGTSVITFVNAWAAMSREPGEVITPIFEAATHFPPKDISMFRPSIGITKEKIVTKRFVFDKPSIAVLREKASSRDGSQVKTPTRVEAISSFIWSRQMAIAKTKPERAKLYAAVHAVNLRERMAPSLPKHSFGNFWRMAIATFPAEMEQDYHVLVSHMRNAISKIDNNYVKMLQDGDRYLKTMKMVSEQFSKSEVEFCNFTSWCRFPVYEVDFGWGKPAWACSPSRPYKNLVILMSDKGGEGVEAWVNLLEEDMAIFERDPELLSFASSKTGK